The sequence ATCGTTCTGGGTGGCAGTAGGCATTCCAGTTTCCTTGATGGCAGCGCTCGGTTTTGTGACTTTTTCGGGCGGCTCGATGAACATGATTACAATGTTCGCTTTCATTATGGTGCTCGGTATTCTTGTGGATGACGCGATTGTCGTCGCGGAGAATATCTACTCTCGGATGCAGCGGGGCGAGGAATCTTTTAAGGCCGCGATTGAAGGCGCCGCCGAGGTGGCTTGGCCAGTCGTGGCTACGGTGACAACCACCATTGTCGCCTTCATGCCGCTGTTCTGGGTGGAGGGAATGATGGGTAAATTCATGGCCATCATGCCGGTGGCCATTATCGCCGCGCTCATCGCCTCGCTGATCGAATCCCTGTTCATATTACCGACCCACCTGGCTCACTGGCTGAGACCGCCCAAGGAGGGAACGCTCGCCGGGCGAATGCGTGCCCGGATCGACGGTTTTGTAGAGTGGTGGGTCGAGAAGGTCTACTTGCCCGCCCTTAAATTTTGCCTTGAGGCCCGCTACCTGGTGATAGCGTCGGCGCTCTTGCTCTTTTTCGTGACCCTTGGCCTAACTGCAGGCGGCCACATCCGCTTTCTCTTTTTTCCGAGTATGGATTCGGATTTTATCCAGGCGAAACTGGTTTTTCCGGCGGGAACCCCCATCGGTCAAACCACTCGTGCTGCCGAGAGAATTGAGAAAGCCATCCGTGCGGTCGAGGCTGATTTTCGCTCGAAAACGGGTGAGCCGATCGTCAAGAACGAATTCACTATTATGGGAGAGCAGATTGCCCGACCGAATGTAAGTGAGGCTGAGGGGACAAACGTCGCCCAGGTGTTCGTGGAACTGCTTCCCTCCGAGCGCAGGGGGATACCGAGTGATGACATCGTATCGAAGTGGCGCGAGCGAGTGGGCGCGATTCCAGATGCTTTGAGTCTCTCATTTGGCGGAACGCAGGTGCACCCCGGCGGGAAGGCGATTGAAGTCCGCTTCGCCGGGGCGAGCACGCCAGATCTTCGCCGAGCCTCGGAGGAGTTGAAAAATGAGTTGAGGAAATATCCGGGTGTTCGCGAAATAGAGGACGACTTCAGGCCCGGCAAGCTTGAACTGCGGGCGGAACTTACCTCCCGGGGGCGCGTGCTGGGCGTGTCGCTTAGAGACCTGGCCTTTCAGTTAAGGTCCCGTTTTTTTGGGCTTGAGGCGCTGCGCATCCAGCGGGGGCGCGATGATGTGAAGGTGAAGGTGCGCTATCCGCCCGAGGAGCGACGTACGCTTGGTAATGTAGAGAGTGCTCGAATCAGAACGCCCTCGGGCGCGGAAATTCCATTTTATGAGGTGGCCGATGTTCGCTTCTCTCGGGGGCTTGCCGAGATAAAGCGCATCGACAGGAGACGCGTAATAACCGTCACCGCCGAGGTTGATGATGCCCGGGCGAACTCGGCTGAAATTCTTGCGAGCCTGAATAAAGCTTTTCTTCCGGATTTGCTTAAGCGTCTGCCTGGAATTCGTATGAGGTTCGAGGGACAGGCCGAGGAGAGACGAAAATCGGTCGGGAGTCTGATGCGGGGGTTCATGTTCGCGGGAGCGGTGATTTTCCTGATACTTGCGACGCTGTTCAGGAGCTATTTTCAACCCATTGTTGTGATGAGCGCGATACCTTTCGGGTTTGTCGGTGCTGTCTGGGGCCACGTTATCATGGGTTTTGATATTTCCATCATGAGCCTTATGGGAATTGTCGCTCTCTCGGGGGTGGTGGTTAACGACTCACTGGTTTTCCTCGATTTCGTGAACCGATTTGTAGGGCAAGGGATTAAAATTGAAGATGCCTTGATGCGCGCGGGCTCCTCGCGTATCCGACCTATTGTTCTGACGTCGCTGACGACTGTGGCGGGACTCGGCCCCATGCTATTAGAAAGGAGTTTTCAGGCGCAGTTCCTGATTCCGATGGCGGTAAGTCTCTGTTTTGGGCTTCTGTTTGCCACGGCCATTACGCTGATTCTTGTTCCTGTTTTCTCGCTTGTTGGGAATGATGTTGCGCGACTCTGGCACCGGCTCTGGTCCGGGACCTGGCCCAGCCGTGAGGAGGCGGACGTACACCACCCGGAGTCAGGCTCAGTCCACATATAACCGCATTTTGGTCAGGCCATGGATTCCCATTACATCGCTTTTCTGTCAGGGTCGTCTGCCAAATTGACCTGATTTATCCGGACCCGGCTTGACCGGTGGGCGTTTGGACTTTGTAATGGGCAAAATACTGATCGTTTCAGCTTTTTTAGTCTTTTTATGAAGACAGGAGGAAGTTTGTTTCATGCCGGAAAATGGTGAGGTTCGTTATGGTGAGGCGGTAAAAGATAATATGGAGGCGGTTGTGATGACCGCTCCTGAGACCTTGGAGATTAAGCAGGTTTCAGTTCCCGAGCCACTGGTGGGCGAGGTGCTCGTCAAGGTTGAGTGCACCACCATATGTGGCACGGACATAGAAATAATTAAGGGAACACACATTCCCCGCTGGCCTCCGCAGCTTCCCGCCATTCTTGGGCATGAATGGGCGGGCCGAATCGTGGCGATGGGCGCTCACACCGAGGGGTTCGGTTTCGAGATGGGAGACCATGTGGCCGGCACAAGCCATGCGGGATGTGGCACCTGCAGAATGTGCCATATTGGCCGTTATAATCTTTGCTACAACTATGGGAAAACGATTACAGGGCATCGTCAGTACGGGCACGTTTCCCAGGGCTCCTACTCAGAGTATGTAACCAACAATCTCCGGGCGCTACATAAGATGCCAAAGGACATGTCGTTCGAGTATGGCTCGGCGGTCGATCCCGCAGCCTGCGGTCTTTGGACGGCTAAGCGGGCCGGGATTAACGCGGGCGATACCGTAATTGTTTTGGGCTCTGGGCCCATTGGGGTTTTTGCCTACGAATCTGCCCGGGCACTGGGTGCGGGCCGCATCATAGTGGTTGGCGGTGGCAAGCGGCTTGAGATTATTGGTGAGCAGGGTGCCGAGACGGTTAGCTACCGCGAGGGTAAAGTGGTCGAGCAAATCAAAGAGATGACAAACGGGATGATGGGGAACGTGGTTCTTGAGACAGCGGGCCAGAAGGAGAGTTTTCAGTGGGCCATCGATTGTGCGGGCAAGGGCTCGCGGGTCGCGCTGACGGGAATTCCCGAGGAAATCCCCGATATTGCTTGGAAGCGCGTGGTGCTTGAGGAAATGGACATTTTCGGGGTCCGGGCGAATCCGAATTGTGGTGATGAGGTCATTGGCCTCATTCGGGGTGGCCAGATACGAATAGACCCCTATATTACGCACCGCTTCCCTCTTAAGCAGTATCAGGAGGCGCACGACATCTTTGTGGCGCGTCAGGATGGTGCTCTCTTGGTAAACCTTACGCCGGGTGCGTGAGACGGATAGGCAAGTAAATTCATGGCTGACGAATCGGGTAAAAAAAAATACGGTGCTAAAATAATTGCCGAGGCAAAATTGGAGGCGGTTCCCAACCCTTCAACAGGGCGGGACTATGTGGTCGATTTTA comes from Nitrospinaceae bacterium and encodes:
- a CDS encoding efflux RND transporter permease subunit, with protein sequence MKRVIAATANHRVFANLLMAVLILFGVISLFQIKSELIPSFSLDRVQVRVAWEGASPEEVEEGACIKIEEAITGIEGIQKITSTAIEHSCAVIAELESWVDDPRIVLDEIKNAVDRIDTFPDDVERPVISEIKRIDQVLNVALYGDVSDIALKRIAEEVKDELIAIDGISQVAINGLKNWEIAIEVSEAMLRRHGLTFEKLAGIIRENVLDLTGGDIRSTDQRIRIRTLGKRYTGVEFENLEILARKDGSILRLRDIANVVDGFEDTDKSGRFNGKKASLIVINKTEDEDSLKIASKVRAYVAEKQKNLPKGIFLTPWADGSRLIEDRLDLLLRNGRIGLVLVFLSLWLFLSVRLSFWVAVGIPVSLMAALGFVTFSGGSMNMITMFAFIMVLGILVDDAIVVAENIYSRMQRGEESFKAAIEGAAEVAWPVVATVTTTIVAFMPLFWVEGMMGKFMAIMPVAIIAALIASLIESLFILPTHLAHWLRPPKEGTLAGRMRARIDGFVEWWVEKVYLPALKFCLEARYLVIASALLLFFVTLGLTAGGHIRFLFFPSMDSDFIQAKLVFPAGTPIGQTTRAAERIEKAIRAVEADFRSKTGEPIVKNEFTIMGEQIARPNVSEAEGTNVAQVFVELLPSERRGIPSDDIVSKWRERVGAIPDALSLSFGGTQVHPGGKAIEVRFAGASTPDLRRASEELKNELRKYPGVREIEDDFRPGKLELRAELTSRGRVLGVSLRDLAFQLRSRFFGLEALRIQRGRDDVKVKVRYPPEERRTLGNVESARIRTPSGAEIPFYEVADVRFSRGLAEIKRIDRRRVITVTAEVDDARANSAEILASLNKAFLPDLLKRLPGIRMRFEGQAEERRKSVGSLMRGFMFAGAVIFLILATLFRSYFQPIVVMSAIPFGFVGAVWGHVIMGFDISIMSLMGIVALSGVVVNDSLVFLDFVNRFVGQGIKIEDALMRAGSSRIRPIVLTSLTTVAGLGPMLLERSFQAQFLIPMAVSLCFGLLFATAITLILVPVFSLVGNDVARLWHRLWSGTWPSREEADVHHPESGSVHI
- a CDS encoding alcohol dehydrogenase catalytic domain-containing protein, producing the protein MPENGEVRYGEAVKDNMEAVVMTAPETLEIKQVSVPEPLVGEVLVKVECTTICGTDIEIIKGTHIPRWPPQLPAILGHEWAGRIVAMGAHTEGFGFEMGDHVAGTSHAGCGTCRMCHIGRYNLCYNYGKTITGHRQYGHVSQGSYSEYVTNNLRALHKMPKDMSFEYGSAVDPAACGLWTAKRAGINAGDTVIVLGSGPIGVFAYESARALGAGRIIVVGGGKRLEIIGEQGAETVSYREGKVVEQIKEMTNGMMGNVVLETAGQKESFQWAIDCAGKGSRVALTGIPEEIPDIAWKRVVLEEMDIFGVRANPNCGDEVIGLIRGGQIRIDPYITHRFPLKQYQEAHDIFVARQDGALLVNLTPGA